A DNA window from Macaca fascicularis isolate 582-1 chromosome 18, T2T-MFA8v1.1 contains the following coding sequences:
- the LOC102132993 gene encoding serpin B6-like isoform X3 has translation MLSPDSVDSLTKLILVNAIYFKGNWESQFVKEMTREMPFKISKNKEKPVQMMFKESIFKMTYVRKISSQILVLPYVGKELNMIILLPNENTDLKMVEKKLSYERFIEWTNPDNMHEREMEVFLPRFKLEETYNMEDVLRSMGMVDAFEQDRADFSGMSSKKDLYLSKVMHKSFVEVNEEGTEAAAATTEEIVLCCASYSLRFCADHPFLFFIQHSKTNGILFCGRFSSP, from the exons ATGCTCTCTCCAGATTCAGTTGATTCATTGACTAAGCTGATTCTCGTGAATGCCATCTACTTCAAAGGAAACTGGGAAAGTCAGTTTGTGAAAGAGATGACCAGggaaatgccttttaaaattagcaag AACAAAGAAAAACCTGTGCAAATGATGTTTAAGGAATCCATCTTTAAAATGACCTATGTAAGGAAAATATCCAGCCAAATTCTAGTGCTTCCCTATGTTGGAAAGGAACTGAATATGATCATTTTGCTTCCCAATGAAAACACTGATTTGAAAATG GTGGAGAAAAAACTTTCTTATGAGAGATTCATAGAATGGACAAACCCAGACAACATGCATGAACGAGAGATGGAAGTTTTCCTTCCTAGATTTAAACTAGAGGAAACTTACAACATGGAGGACGTCCTTCGCAGTATGGGCATGGTCGATGCCTTTGAACAGGACAGGGCAGACTTCTCAGGAATGTCATCTAAGAAGGATCTgtacttgtccaaggtcatgcaCAAGTCCTTTGTGGAGGTCAATGAGGAAGgtacagaagcagcagcagctacCACCGAAGAAATAGTTTTATGTTGTGCCAGTTACTCCCTCAGGTTCTGTGCAGACCatcccttccttttcttcatcCAGCACAGCAAAACCAATGGTATTCTCTTCTGTGGCCGGTTTTCGTCTCCATAA